Proteins from one Malania oleifera isolate guangnan ecotype guangnan chromosome 4, ASM2987363v1, whole genome shotgun sequence genomic window:
- the LOC131154544 gene encoding small ribosomal subunit protein eS1z, translated as MAVGKNKRISKGKKGGKKKAADPFAKKDWYDIKAPAPFKTRNIGKTLVTRTQGTKIASEGLKHRVFEMCLADINDNDEDQSYRKIRLRAEDVQGRNVLTNFWGMDFTTDKLRSLVRKWQTLIEAHVDVKTTDNYSLRMFCIAFTKKRTNQVKRTCYAQSSQIRQIRRKMREIMINQATSCDLKELVAKFIPESIGREIVKATASIYPLQNVFIRKVKILKAPKFDLGKLMEVYGDFTEDLGVKVERPADETMAEETEVVGA; from the exons ATGGCCGTGGg AAAGAACAAGAGGATCTCCAAGGGCAAGAAGGGAGGGAAGAAGAAGGC GGCGGATCCGTTCGCTAAGAAGGACTGGTATGATATAAAGGCACCTGCGCCCTTCAAGACCAGAAATATCGGCAAAACCCTTGTTACCCGAACTCAGGGAACGAAG ATTGCATCTGAAGGACTCAAGCATCGAGTGTTTGAGATGTGCCTTGCGGATATTAATGACAATGATGAAGATCAGTCCTACAGGAAGATCCGACTGAGAGCGGAGGATGTGCAGGGGAGGAATGTCCTCACAAACTTCTGG GGTATGGATTTCACCACCGATAAGTTGAGGTCATTGGTTCGCAAGTGGCAGACTTTGATTGAAGCTCATGTTGATGTGAAGACAACTGACAACTACAGTCTTAGGATGTTCTGCATTGCATTTACTAAGAAGCGTACAAACCAGGTTAAGCGGACCTGCTATGCTCAATCCAGCCAGATACGTCAG ATTCGCCGAAAGATGAGGGAAATTATGATAAACCAGGCAACTTCCTGTGACCTCAAGGAGCTGGTGGCAAAGTTCATTCCTGAATCTATTGGGAGAGAAATTGTTAAGGCCACTGCAAGCATATATCCTCTACAGAATGTTTTCATCCGTAAAGTCAAGATCTTGAAAGCTCCTAAATTCGATCTTGGAAAGCTGATGGAG GTTTATGGCGACTTTACTGAAGATCTTGGTGTCAAGGTGGAGAGGCCAGCTGATGAAACAATGGCAGAGGAAACTGAAGTTGTTGGAGCATGA